One region of Pyramidobacter sp. YE332 genomic DNA includes:
- a CDS encoding branched-chain amino acid ABC transporter permease: MDYYTEGILMLLCINMIAAMGVSLLTGFTGIFTLGHAAYMAMGAYTAAILIMNYDVAWLPSVLAGGVLAAALAWVVGVPTMKLTGDYYAIASLGLCEAIRLVIENWQSVTRGARGIPGIDPYTTRAVAVWFFVALALFMFNLIYSRWGRYFRACRDDVTAASLLGFNTPNIRLVSLLISAFYCGIAGALLGGYLSFIQPAMFDMMKSTELTSLVVFGGLGSMSGTLLATGIITLITELFRPISQYRMLIYGAVLVMVMVLRPDGLLGSREIWEFRRARGTKKEESR; this comes from the coding sequence ATGGATTATTACACGGAAGGGATCCTCATGCTGCTGTGCATCAACATGATCGCGGCCATGGGCGTGTCGCTGCTGACGGGCTTCACCGGCATCTTCACGCTGGGGCACGCGGCCTACATGGCCATGGGCGCGTACACGGCGGCGATCCTGATCATGAACTACGACGTGGCCTGGCTCCCGTCCGTGCTCGCCGGCGGCGTGCTGGCCGCGGCGCTGGCCTGGGTCGTCGGCGTGCCGACGATGAAGCTGACGGGCGACTATTACGCCATCGCTTCGCTGGGATTGTGCGAGGCCATCCGCCTCGTGATCGAGAACTGGCAGTCGGTGACGCGCGGCGCGCGCGGCATTCCCGGCATCGATCCCTACACCACGCGCGCCGTGGCGGTGTGGTTCTTCGTGGCGCTGGCGCTGTTCATGTTCAACCTGATTTACAGCCGTTGGGGACGCTACTTCCGCGCCTGCCGCGACGACGTCACGGCGGCGTCGCTGCTGGGCTTCAACACGCCGAACATCCGCCTCGTCTCGCTGCTGATCTCCGCGTTCTACTGCGGCATCGCCGGCGCGCTGCTGGGCGGCTACCTCAGCTTCATCCAGCCGGCCATGTTCGACATGATGAAGTCCACCGAACTGACCTCGCTGGTGGTCTTCGGCGGTCTCGGCTCGATGAGCGGCACGCTGCTGGCGACCGGCATCATCACGCTGATCACCGAACTGTTCCGTCCCATCTCACAGTATCGCATGCTGATCTACGGCGCCGTGCTGGTGATGGTCATGGTGCTGCGCCCCGACGGCCTGCTGGGCAGCCGCGAGATCTGGGAGTTCCGCCGCGCGCGCGGGACGAAGAAGGAGGAATCGCGATGA
- a CDS encoding ABC transporter ATP-binding protein — MAGLLEVKELCVSYGAIRALDSVSLSIPAGEIVSVIGANGAGKSTLMSAVMGQVPYHSGEIEFEGKPLPRRSFQVVKAGISLSPEGRRIFAPLTVLENLQIGAFPRSGGDSEKAVKEDMDWVFSLFPRLEERINQYAGTLSGGEQQMLAVARALMSKPRLLLLDEPSLGLAPVIIRDIFRELRRINEKGLTILLVEQNARQALLLSQHAFVLQTGRIVKQGPSRDLLADPEIAAAYLGGK, encoded by the coding sequence ATGGCCGGACTGCTCGAAGTGAAAGAACTCTGCGTCAGCTACGGCGCGATCCGCGCGCTCGACAGCGTGTCGCTGTCCATCCCCGCCGGCGAGATCGTTTCCGTCATCGGCGCCAACGGCGCGGGCAAGTCCACGCTGATGAGCGCCGTCATGGGACAGGTGCCGTACCATTCCGGCGAGATCGAGTTCGAAGGCAAGCCGCTGCCGCGCCGCTCGTTTCAGGTCGTCAAGGCGGGCATTTCGCTTTCGCCGGAAGGGCGCCGCATCTTCGCGCCGCTGACCGTGCTGGAAAATTTGCAAATCGGCGCGTTCCCCCGCAGCGGCGGCGATTCCGAAAAAGCGGTCAAAGAAGACATGGACTGGGTGTTCTCGCTGTTCCCGCGCCTCGAGGAACGCATTAACCAGTACGCCGGCACGCTCTCCGGCGGCGAGCAGCAGATGCTCGCCGTGGCCCGGGCGCTGATGTCCAAACCGCGGCTGCTGCTGCTCGACGAGCCGTCGCTGGGGCTGGCTCCCGTGATTATCAGAGACATCTTCCGCGAGCTGCGCCGCATCAACGAAAAAGGGCTCACCATCCTGCTCGTCGAGCAGAACGCCCGGCAGGCGCTGCTGCTCTCGCAGCACGCCTTCGTGCTCCAGACCGGCCGCATCGTCAAACAGGGCCCGTCGCGCGACCTGCTCGCCGATCCCGAGATCGCCGCGGCCTATCTGGGCGGCAAATAA
- a CDS encoding creatininase family protein — translation MRLENITWPRAERYLKEDGTVIIGIGSIESHGRHMPLGTDTLIPDKLLAMIEEKTDVLIAPTIPYGATQSLNEYPGTVDIDNDVLYRYLLCVMESLRRHGAGKFLILNGHGGNVKPIERAALDMDKKGCLTAVLNWWLMAWDMEPAWKGGHGGGEETAAILGINPALVDRSEIGPALKLNDISGAIKATGFYSVSYKGVSFNVPRQISKITDSGWIGPDHPGTATEEWGKKMLAACADYIADLAEEFRKVKV, via the coding sequence ATGAGACTGGAAAACATCACATGGCCCCGGGCCGAGCGCTATTTGAAAGAGGACGGTACGGTCATCATCGGCATCGGCAGCATCGAAAGCCATGGCCGGCACATGCCGCTGGGGACGGATACGCTGATCCCCGACAAACTCCTTGCCATGATCGAGGAAAAGACGGACGTGCTGATCGCGCCGACCATTCCCTACGGCGCGACGCAGTCCCTGAACGAGTACCCCGGTACGGTGGACATCGACAACGACGTCCTTTACAGGTACCTTCTCTGCGTCATGGAGAGCCTGCGCCGCCACGGCGCCGGAAAGTTCCTGATCCTGAACGGCCACGGCGGCAACGTGAAACCCATTGAAAGAGCTGCCCTTGACATGGACAAGAAAGGCTGCCTCACGGCGGTGCTGAACTGGTGGCTGATGGCGTGGGACATGGAACCCGCCTGGAAGGGCGGCCACGGCGGCGGCGAAGAGACGGCCGCGATTTTGGGCATCAACCCGGCCCTGGTCGATCGGAGCGAGATCGGCCCGGCGCTGAAACTTAACGACATCTCCGGCGCAATCAAAGCGACGGGATTTTACAGCGTCAGCTACAAGGGAGTGAGCTTCAACGTCCCCCGCCAGATCAGCAAGATCACCGACAGCGGCTGGATCGGCCCCGATCATCCCGGTACGGCCACGGAAGAATGGGGAAAGAAAATGCTGGCGGCCTGCGCCGATTACATCGCGGACCTAGCGGAGGAATTCAGAAAAGTCAAGGTGTGA
- a CDS encoding ABC transporter substrate-binding protein, with amino-acid sequence MKNFSGKLLVIALGAVLATASVFCAGAAADGAGYKDTIVWGQGADVTSFDPHQGKETPAVTVTCQIFDTLTAVDPATGEVKPQIAESWEQLDDTTYVFHIRKGIKFHNGSELTAADVKFSLDRAIASASVSYIVDFIKEVNVKDDFTVQVVLRAPYAPALRNLAVPFAAIVCKDVVEKDEEAFKLHPIGSGPYKFVEWKPGDTVKLDAFDDYMDGRPATPHLVMKVVPETSQRLIALETGDLDISYDLGVNDVKRGRDNKDLVILEAPSLSCWYISMNMNKKPFDDPRVREAVNYAIDRQLIVDTIMSGNGQAADAIIAPSVFGYYPSGVYEYNPEKAKALLKDAGYENGFKTTLWVNDNQSRIEICQAVQAMLLDIGIDCSVEVMEFGSFIQKTTAGEHDMGFFGWTTSTRDADYTYYSLEHSSKQGASGNRSFVHDPEVDRLVESGRSISDPEQRRTIYKDLALLLKKINNNAPIYYSTINVGARKGVEGFVIDPVGYHELNAVRIAR; translated from the coding sequence ATGAAGAACTTCAGCGGGAAACTTTTGGTTATCGCTCTTGGAGCGGTATTGGCCACGGCTTCGGTGTTCTGCGCCGGCGCAGCGGCGGACGGAGCGGGGTACAAGGATACGATCGTTTGGGGACAGGGCGCCGACGTGACGTCCTTCGATCCGCACCAAGGCAAGGAAACACCTGCGGTCACGGTCACCTGTCAGATTTTCGATACGCTGACGGCCGTCGATCCCGCAACCGGCGAAGTGAAGCCGCAGATCGCGGAAAGCTGGGAACAGCTTGACGATACGACCTACGTCTTCCACATCAGGAAAGGGATCAAGTTCCACAACGGAAGCGAACTGACGGCCGCCGACGTCAAGTTCTCGCTCGACCGCGCCATCGCTTCCGCTTCCGTCTCTTACATCGTCGACTTCATCAAGGAAGTGAACGTGAAGGACGACTTTACGGTGCAAGTGGTCCTGCGCGCGCCGTACGCTCCCGCCCTGAGGAACCTTGCCGTTCCTTTCGCCGCGATCGTCTGCAAGGATGTCGTGGAGAAGGACGAGGAAGCTTTCAAGTTGCATCCCATCGGTTCCGGGCCGTACAAGTTCGTCGAGTGGAAACCTGGCGATACGGTCAAGCTCGACGCCTTCGACGATTACATGGACGGCAGGCCGGCGACGCCTCACCTTGTCATGAAAGTCGTTCCCGAGACGTCTCAGCGCTTGATCGCGCTCGAGACCGGCGATCTTGACATCTCCTACGATCTCGGCGTGAACGACGTCAAGAGAGGGCGCGACAACAAAGACCTTGTTATTTTGGAGGCCCCCAGCCTTTCCTGCTGGTACATCTCGATGAACATGAACAAGAAGCCTTTTGACGACCCGCGGGTGAGAGAAGCCGTTAATTATGCCATCGACCGTCAGCTCATCGTCGACACGATCATGTCCGGCAACGGGCAGGCCGCCGACGCCATCATCGCGCCGTCGGTCTTCGGATATTACCCTTCGGGCGTCTATGAATACAATCCGGAAAAGGCCAAGGCGCTCCTCAAGGACGCGGGATATGAAAACGGCTTCAAGACCACGCTCTGGGTCAACGACAACCAGTCCAGGATCGAGATCTGTCAGGCGGTCCAGGCCATGCTTTTGGATATCGGCATCGACTGCTCTGTCGAGGTCATGGAGTTCGGTTCGTTCATCCAGAAGACTACGGCTGGGGAACACGACATGGGCTTCTTCGGCTGGACGACCTCTACCCGCGACGCCGATTACACCTATTACTCACTTGAACATTCCAGCAAGCAGGGCGCTTCCGGCAACCGTTCGTTCGTCCACGATCCCGAGGTGGACAGGCTGGTCGAAAGCGGCAGAAGCATTTCCGATCCCGAGCAGAGGAGGACTATTTACAAAGACCTCGCGCTGCTGCTGAAAAAGATCAACAACAACGCGCCGATCTATTACTCCACCATCAACGTGGGCGCGCGGAAGGGAGTCGAAGGTTTCGTGATCGACCCGGTAGGTTATCACGAACTTAACGCCGTAAGAATTGCTCGATAA
- a CDS encoding ABC transporter ATP-binding protein, with the protein MNAPILEILNINKSFGGVHAVKDVSFKIEQGELMGLIGPNGAGKTTVFNLITNVYPIDSGDIIFDGLSTIRLKSYQVIRRGIARTFQNLRLFGKSTVLDNVMTAAQVHHTYGFIESITHLGRWRSCEEITRRRSMEFLERVGLADRAAQTAGTLPYGMQRRLEIARALALEPILLLLDEPAAGMNPEEVADLNKLITGIHRDLELTILVIEHHMDLIMQICPHIVCVNFGAKIAEGGPDDIRKNPEVLKAYLGDDEEAI; encoded by the coding sequence ATGAACGCGCCCATCCTTGAGATCCTCAACATCAACAAGTCGTTCGGCGGCGTGCACGCCGTCAAGGACGTCAGCTTCAAGATCGAGCAGGGCGAGCTGATGGGGCTGATCGGTCCCAACGGCGCGGGTAAGACGACGGTCTTCAACCTGATCACCAACGTCTATCCGATCGACTCCGGCGACATCATCTTCGACGGTCTCAGCACGATCCGCCTCAAGTCCTATCAGGTGATCCGCCGCGGCATCGCCCGTACCTTCCAGAACCTGCGCCTGTTCGGCAAGTCCACCGTGCTCGACAACGTCATGACCGCCGCTCAGGTGCATCATACCTACGGTTTTATCGAGTCCATCACTCATCTGGGGCGCTGGCGCAGCTGCGAGGAGATCACGCGTCGCCGCAGCATGGAGTTCCTCGAGCGCGTCGGGCTGGCCGATCGCGCCGCTCAGACGGCCGGCACGCTGCCCTACGGCATGCAGCGCCGCCTCGAGATCGCCCGCGCTCTGGCGCTGGAGCCGATCCTGCTGTTGCTCGACGAGCCGGCCGCGGGCATGAACCCCGAAGAAGTGGCCGACCTGAACAAACTGATCACGGGCATCCACCGCGACCTGGAACTGACCATCCTCGTGATCGAGCACCACATGGACCTGATCATGCAGATCTGCCCGCACATCGTCTGCGTGAACTTCGGCGCCAAGATCGCCGAGGGCGGCCCCGACGACATCCGCAAAAATCCCGAGGTGCTCAAAGCCTATCTGGGCGACGACGAGGAGGCGATCTGA
- a CDS encoding ABC transporter ATP-binding protein: MPGSLLEVKNLRIHYSTDEGVVRALNGASITIEEGKTLGLVGETGAGKSTLARGILRLVPDPPGKIIDGEILFEGRDLLALSEEEMMKVRGRDISMIFQDPMTSLNPVLTVGDQILEVIETHHREMAREEAKKKAEEMLEMVGIARGRYGDYPHQFSGGMKQRVVIAIALACRPKLLIADEPTTALDVTIQAQILDMINQLKRRDNTSMLLITHDLGVVAQNCDEVAIVYAGEIVEVGNIKDVYRKKLHPYTNGLFGSVPSLSSTERRLRAIDGMMPDPTRLPGGCKFYERCPRAAERCRRGLPELVEYGPGHKVRCFEYCGKGGTGLGGDE, from the coding sequence ATGCCGGGCAGTTTGCTGGAAGTGAAAAATCTGCGCATTCATTATTCAACGGACGAGGGCGTCGTGCGAGCGTTGAACGGAGCTTCCATCACGATCGAAGAGGGGAAAACGCTGGGGCTGGTCGGCGAAACGGGAGCGGGGAAAAGCACGCTGGCGCGGGGAATTCTGCGTCTGGTTCCCGATCCGCCCGGAAAAATCATCGACGGCGAGATTCTGTTCGAAGGAAGGGATCTTCTCGCTCTTTCCGAAGAGGAAATGATGAAGGTTCGCGGCAGAGACATCTCGATGATCTTTCAGGACCCGATGACGTCGCTGAACCCCGTTCTGACGGTCGGCGACCAGATTCTCGAAGTGATCGAAACGCACCATCGCGAGATGGCGCGCGAAGAGGCGAAGAAAAAGGCCGAAGAGATGCTGGAAATGGTCGGCATCGCCAGGGGGCGGTACGGCGATTATCCGCACCAGTTTTCCGGCGGCATGAAGCAGCGCGTGGTTATCGCCATCGCGCTGGCGTGCCGGCCGAAGCTGCTGATCGCCGACGAGCCGACAACGGCGCTTGACGTCACGATCCAGGCGCAGATTCTCGACATGATCAATCAACTCAAAAGGCGGGACAACACTTCGATGCTGCTCATTACCCACGATCTGGGCGTGGTGGCCCAGAACTGCGACGAGGTCGCCATCGTCTACGCGGGCGAGATCGTTGAAGTGGGAAATATAAAGGACGTGTACCGCAAAAAGCTTCATCCGTATACGAACGGGCTTTTCGGTTCGGTCCCTTCGCTCTCTTCGACGGAAAGGCGGCTCCGCGCGATCGACGGCATGATGCCGGATCCCACGAGGCTCCCCGGCGGCTGCAAGTTTTACGAAAGATGTCCCCGCGCCGCTGAAAGGTGCCGCCGCGGACTTCCCGAGCTGGTCGAGTACGGGCCGGGGCATAAAGTCCGCTGCTTCGAATATTGCGGGAAGGGAGGGACGGGGCTTGGCGGAGACGAATGA
- a CDS encoding branched-chain amino acid ABC transporter permease — protein sequence MATFLQQVVNGLSLGSVYALIAVGYSLVYSILLFSNFAHGGFLVVGGYAAYGMLNSMGMNIWIAGAGAILAAGVVAIVTERMAYRPIRERTSATLYLLIASMGVSIVIENIFVVTIGGRYRALPEVFPSQPIVLAARAAGAAGESVMRFFPGAAEGLTPLLTISAFDLISLGVTVVFLLLLQMFLMRTRWGLAIRAAACDLRTAGLMGVNVNLLIAIVFFVAGALAAVGGIFLATRYTLYPQLGNMITTKAFVAAVIGGLGSLPGAVIGGILLGLAEMLTAGFISSQMRDFVVFALLIATLIIKPSGLFGRDIRDKV from the coding sequence GTGGCAACCTTTCTGCAACAAGTCGTCAACGGTCTCTCGCTGGGCTCCGTTTACGCGCTGATCGCGGTCGGGTATTCGCTGGTGTACTCGATCCTGCTGTTTTCCAATTTCGCTCACGGCGGTTTTCTCGTCGTGGGCGGTTACGCGGCCTACGGCATGCTCAACTCCATGGGCATGAATATCTGGATCGCCGGCGCGGGCGCGATCCTCGCCGCAGGCGTCGTCGCCATCGTCACCGAGCGCATGGCCTACCGGCCGATCCGCGAGCGCACGTCGGCCACGCTTTATTTATTGATCGCCTCGATGGGCGTTTCCATCGTCATCGAGAACATTTTCGTCGTCACCATCGGCGGCCGTTACCGCGCGCTGCCCGAGGTGTTCCCCTCGCAGCCGATCGTCCTCGCGGCGCGCGCCGCCGGCGCGGCGGGCGAGTCGGTGATGAGGTTTTTCCCCGGCGCGGCCGAGGGGCTGACGCCGCTGCTGACGATCAGCGCCTTCGATCTGATCTCGCTGGGCGTGACGGTCGTCTTCCTGCTGCTGCTGCAGATGTTTTTGATGCGCACGCGCTGGGGGCTGGCGATCCGCGCCGCGGCCTGCGACCTGCGCACGGCGGGGCTGATGGGCGTCAACGTCAATCTGTTGATCGCCATCGTCTTCTTCGTCGCCGGCGCGCTGGCGGCGGTGGGCGGCATCTTCCTGGCGACGCGCTACACGCTTTATCCGCAGCTGGGCAACATGATCACCACCAAAGCCTTCGTGGCGGCGGTGATCGGCGGTCTCGGCAGCCTGCCTGGCGCGGTGATCGGCGGCATCCTGCTGGGGCTGGCGGAAATGCTGACGGCCGGGTTCATCAGCAGCCAGATGCGCGACTTCGTCGTCTTCGCGCTGCTGATCGCGACGCTGATCATCAAGCCGTCCGGCCTGTTCGGCCGCGACATCCGCGACAAGGTGTAG
- a CDS encoding ABC transporter permease: protein MSKYIVRRLLTLIPVIVGVTFIVFFILNLSPGDPAAIILGEQATEEALAMKREELHLNDPLLKRYGRYMWDMLHGDLGLSYKNSISVWDQVIGRFPNTCVLAVAGIMVALLIGIPVGIISAKKQYSIIDNVSMVFALIGVAMPNFWFGLLAVIVFSLTLGWLPSQGMGEGLVPLLRSIVLPALTLGTGCAATVTRMTRSSMLEVIRQDYISTARAKGLDEKTITRRHMLRNALIPIITATGLQFGSLLGGAMLTETIFSWPGLGRLMVDAIKSKDIPLVLGSIIFMATTFSIVNLVVDIIYAFVDPRIKSQYRGK from the coding sequence ATGTCAAAATACATCGTCAGGCGTCTTTTAACGCTGATACCGGTCATCGTCGGCGTGACCTTTATTGTGTTCTTCATTCTGAACCTTTCTCCCGGAGACCCGGCGGCCATCATTCTGGGCGAGCAGGCCACGGAGGAAGCGCTCGCCATGAAGCGGGAAGAGCTGCATCTGAACGATCCGCTTCTCAAGCGCTATGGACGCTACATGTGGGATATGCTCCACGGCGACCTGGGCCTTTCCTACAAGAACAGCATCAGCGTCTGGGATCAGGTGATCGGGCGGTTCCCCAACACCTGCGTCCTGGCGGTGGCGGGAATTATGGTGGCGCTGCTGATCGGCATACCGGTCGGCATCATCTCGGCGAAAAAACAATATTCGATCATAGACAACGTGTCCATGGTTTTCGCGTTGATCGGCGTCGCCATGCCGAACTTCTGGTTTGGACTTTTGGCCGTTATCGTCTTCTCGCTGACGCTCGGCTGGCTGCCCTCTCAGGGGATGGGGGAAGGGCTGGTCCCCCTGCTGCGAAGCATCGTCCTTCCCGCGCTGACGTTGGGGACGGGCTGCGCGGCGACCGTGACGCGGATGACCCGTTCTTCCATGCTCGAAGTGATCCGGCAGGACTATATCAGCACGGCGCGGGCGAAGGGACTGGATGAAAAGACGATCACCCGCCGTCATATGCTGAGAAACGCGCTTATCCCCATCATTACGGCCACCGGCCTGCAGTTCGGCAGCCTTTTGGGCGGCGCGATGCTGACGGAGACGATCTTCTCCTGGCCGGGGCTGGGACGGTTGATGGTGGACGCGATCAAGTCGAAGGACATCCCGCTCGTTTTGGGATCCATCATTTTCATGGCGACGACTTTCTCGATCGTCAATCTCGTTGTGGACATCATTTATGCCTTTGTCGACCCGAGGATCAAGTCCCAGTACAGGGGAAAGTAG
- a CDS encoding creatininase family protein: MRLEHIAWPRAEKYFKENDTVLIAVGSCECHGRHLPLGTDTIIPNRILELIEEKSGVLIAPTIPYGSTRSLACYPGTIDIGDELLCGLLAAVMDNFYRHGARRFVILNGHGGNIKPIENVGFDFEKRGCLVALLNWWLMAWDMNPAWKGGHGGGEETAGVMGVDPDLVDCSEIGGPLEYIHLSDQFETTGFRSVKYKGVNIEILRPVDHVTPSGGWIGPDHPSTATGEWGREMLQTCADYIVDFMEEFKKLPLPEK; this comes from the coding sequence ATGAGATTGGAACATATCGCCTGGCCCCGGGCGGAAAAATACTTTAAAGAGAACGACACCGTCCTCATCGCCGTGGGAAGCTGCGAATGCCACGGTCGGCACCTGCCCCTCGGCACGGACACGATCATTCCCAACAGGATCCTGGAGCTGATCGAGGAAAAAAGCGGCGTGTTGATCGCCCCGACGATCCCCTACGGTTCCACCAGATCCCTGGCGTGCTATCCCGGCACCATCGACATCGGCGACGAACTGCTGTGCGGTTTGCTGGCGGCGGTGATGGACAATTTTTACCGTCACGGAGCGAGACGGTTCGTGATCCTGAACGGACACGGCGGCAACATCAAGCCAATCGAAAACGTCGGTTTCGATTTCGAGAAGAGAGGCTGCCTCGTTGCGTTGCTCAACTGGTGGCTGATGGCGTGGGACATGAATCCCGCGTGGAAAGGCGGGCACGGCGGCGGCGAAGAGACGGCCGGCGTGATGGGCGTGGATCCTGATCTTGTAGATTGCAGCGAGATCGGCGGCCCGCTGGAATACATTCATCTTTCCGATCAATTCGAGACGACGGGCTTCCGGTCCGTCAAGTACAAAGGCGTCAATATCGAGATCCTCAGGCCCGTCGATCATGTGACCCCGAGCGGCGGCTGGATCGGCCCCGACCATCCTTCGACCGCGACCGGGGAATGGGGCCGGGAAATGCTCCAAACCTGCGCCGATTACATCGTTGATTTCATGGAAGAGTTCAAAAAGCTTCCCCTTCCGGAAAAATAG
- a CDS encoding ABC transporter permease, with product MDILLAIPSMLLAIAIVAALGTSLTNVLIAIGVAYVPVFARTVRASVLMVKEQEFIEAARSIGCNDFTIIFQYIVPNSLAPTIVQVTLGIAGAILSIAGLSFLGLGIQPPTPEWGAMLSNARTYIRDAWHITIIPGMGIMLTILALNLMGDGLRDALDPRLKN from the coding sequence ATGGATATTCTGCTGGCGATCCCTTCGATGCTGCTGGCCATCGCCATCGTGGCCGCGCTGGGGACCAGTCTCACGAACGTTCTGATCGCCATCGGCGTGGCTTACGTCCCCGTTTTCGCGAGAACGGTGCGGGCTTCCGTGCTGATGGTGAAGGAACAGGAATTCATCGAGGCGGCGCGGAGCATCGGCTGCAACGACTTCACGATCATCTTTCAGTACATCGTGCCCAATTCTCTGGCGCCGACGATCGTCCAGGTGACGTTGGGGATCGCCGGGGCGATTCTCTCTATCGCCGGGCTTTCCTTCCTCGGTCTGGGGATCCAGCCGCCCACGCCGGAATGGGGGGCGATGCTTTCCAACGCGAGGACGTACATCCGGGACGCATGGCACATCACGATCATTCCCGGGATGGGCATCATGCTGACGATCCTCGCCCTCAACCTTATGGGCGACGGGCTGCGTGACGCGCTTGACCCCAGACTGAAAAACTAG
- a CDS encoding oligopeptide/dipeptide ABC transporter ATP-binding protein, with amino-acid sequence MAETNEILRVEHLKKYFDTPAGTLHAVDDITFSLNRGKTLGVVGESGCGKSTMGRAILRLHEPTSGSVRFEGEDILAYGKKRLKALRKDMQIIFQDPFASLNPRMTVAEAIAAPLVVQNVYSRRDKKGLRKKVAEFMDLVGLAPRLVNTYPHELDGGRRQRIGIARALALNPKFVVCDEPVSALDVSIQAQILNLMQDLQDRLGLTYLFITHDLSVVKFFSDDIIVMYLGQMVEKAPSDLLFKNPLHPYTKALLSAIPVADPDLPMQRIALSGEISSPVNPPKGCRFAKRCPYAEAACTSGDLTLAEVEANHFVSCVKVE; translated from the coding sequence TTGGCGGAGACGAATGAGATTTTGCGGGTCGAGCATCTCAAAAAATATTTTGACACACCTGCGGGAACGCTCCACGCGGTAGATGACATCACGTTCTCTCTCAACCGGGGCAAGACGCTAGGCGTGGTCGGCGAATCCGGCTGCGGCAAGTCGACGATGGGGCGGGCGATCCTGAGGCTGCACGAGCCGACGTCCGGCTCCGTCCGTTTCGAGGGGGAGGATATCCTCGCTTACGGCAAAAAACGGCTGAAAGCTCTCAGAAAAGACATGCAGATCATCTTTCAGGATCCGTTCGCTTCCCTCAACCCGCGCATGACCGTCGCGGAAGCGATCGCCGCGCCGCTTGTCGTGCAGAATGTCTACAGCCGCAGGGACAAAAAAGGCCTTCGCAAAAAGGTCGCCGAGTTCATGGATCTCGTCGGCTTGGCTCCGAGGCTGGTCAACACGTATCCGCACGAGCTGGACGGCGGGCGGCGGCAGCGAATCGGCATCGCGCGGGCGCTGGCGCTGAATCCCAAGTTCGTCGTCTGCGACGAGCCGGTGTCCGCGCTGGACGTTTCCATCCAGGCTCAGATTTTGAACCTCATGCAGGATCTGCAGGACCGGCTGGGGCTGACGTACCTGTTCATCACCCACGATCTTTCCGTGGTGAAGTTTTTTTCCGACGACATTATCGTGATGTATCTGGGGCAGATGGTGGAAAAGGCGCCTTCCGACCTGCTTTTCAAAAATCCGTTGCATCCTTATACGAAAGCGCTGCTTTCGGCGATCCCTGTCGCCGATCCCGATCTGCCCATGCAGAGGATTGCCTTGTCGGGAGAGATTTCTTCGCCTGTCAATCCGCCGAAGGGCTGCCGCTTCGCCAAACGCTGTCCGTATGCCGAAGCCGCTTGTACGTCTGGAGATCTGACGCTGGCGGAAGTCGAAGCGAATCATTTCGTTAGCTGCGTTAAAGTTGAGTAA